One genomic window of Gracilinema caldarium DSM 7334 includes the following:
- a CDS encoding ABC transporter ATP-binding protein: MAKVELKGISKVYEGNVRAVDNANITVNDKEFVVFVGPSGCGKSTTLRMIAGLEDISEGELYIDGELMNDVPPKDRNIAMVFQNYALYPHMTVYDNMAFGLKIRKVDKAEIDRRVHEAARILDIEKFLDRKPKALSGGQRQRVAVGRAIVRNPKVFLFDEPLSNLDAKLRVQMRAELSDLHLRLNATMIYVTHDQVEAMTMASKIVVMKDGKVQQIGSPLFLYNHPINKFVAGFIGSPPMNFLSVKVVEKNGTIVLDEGSFEVKPVEEHVKYLKKYVGKEIYFGIRPEDLTFVESPAANNNISVKVTVVEPLGADINLWLSTKTQPMIARTEPHHVFHVGDTVNFVPHMEKARFFDKDTELSILAELDSVEQGAR; the protein is encoded by the coding sequence ATGGCAAAGGTAGAACTCAAAGGTATTAGCAAGGTGTATGAAGGCAATGTCCGTGCTGTGGATAATGCTAACATCACCGTAAACGACAAGGAATTTGTCGTTTTCGTCGGTCCTTCTGGCTGTGGTAAGTCAACCACCCTCCGTATGATCGCCGGTCTTGAGGACATCAGCGAAGGTGAACTCTATATCGATGGCGAACTGATGAACGATGTTCCACCCAAAGATCGGAACATTGCCATGGTATTCCAGAACTACGCCCTGTATCCTCACATGACTGTGTATGATAACATGGCCTTTGGTCTTAAAATCAGGAAAGTAGACAAGGCAGAAATTGACCGCCGTGTTCATGAAGCTGCTCGTATTCTGGATATTGAAAAATTCTTGGACCGCAAGCCGAAGGCCCTCTCCGGTGGGCAGCGCCAGCGTGTCGCCGTAGGTCGTGCTATTGTCCGGAACCCCAAGGTCTTCCTCTTCGATGAGCCCCTTTCCAACCTGGATGCTAAACTACGTGTTCAGATGCGTGCTGAATTGTCGGATCTGCACCTCCGGCTGAACGCTACTATGATCTATGTTACCCATGACCAGGTAGAAGCTATGACCATGGCAAGCAAGATCGTGGTTATGAAAGACGGCAAGGTTCAACAGATTGGTTCACCCCTTTTCCTGTATAATCATCCGATTAACAAGTTCGTTGCAGGCTTTATTGGTTCTCCCCCCATGAACTTCCTCAGCGTGAAGGTTGTGGAAAAGAATGGTACCATTGTTCTTGATGAAGGTTCTTTCGAAGTAAAACCTGTCGAAGAACATGTGAAATACCTGAAAAAATATGTTGGGAAGGAAATTTACTTCGGGATTCGTCCTGAGGATTTGACCTTTGTTGAATCTCCTGCAGCGAATAATAATATTTCTGTTAAAGTAACTGTAGTTGAACCCCTTGGTGCGGACATTAACCTCTGGCTTTCTACAAAAACCCAGCCAATGATTGCTCGAACTGAACCTCACCATGTGTTCCATGTAGGTGATACAGTCAACTTTGTGCCCCATATGGAAAAGGCTCGGTTCTTTGATAAGGACACTGAGCTTTCCATTCTTGCTGAGCTCGATAGCGTAGAGCAGGGTGCTAGGTAA